A DNA window from Hordeum vulgare subsp. vulgare chromosome 1H, MorexV3_pseudomolecules_assembly, whole genome shotgun sequence contains the following coding sequences:
- the LOC123413854 gene encoding uncharacterized protein LOC123413854 codes for MVASRPTTPFALSYGSLGSTDIRVFQLVPRRGFVNLPNLSGKMPNKLSAVFKVFRSTWEICDQSIRAKWASLSAKQKFVCQLGGIVAGFEVLLALLFYYSKAKMVARVESKFKVHQEVLNKLKHIQEVDESNSEREAAERRIEDAGERRREADEGAKFAAQQLSHMGAQIYKLQMEVAEQKIALQKMIIDRGSKGSE; via the exons ATGGTGGCGTCTCGACCCACCACACCTTTCGCGCTGTCGTACGGGAGTCTCGGATCCACT GATATTCGCGTCTTCCAACTTGTGCCGAGACGTGGCTTTGTCAATTTGCCAAATCTTTCAGGGAAGATGCCCAACAAGCTTTCTGCTGTATTTAAG GTTTTTCGCAGCACGTGGGAAATCTGTGATCAATCTATAAGAGCAAAGTGGGCTTCGTTGTCTGCCAA GCAAAAATTTGTGTGCCAGCTTGGTGGAATAGTGGCTGGATTCGAGGTTCTGCTTGCCTTACTGTTTTATTACTCGAAGGCGAAGATGGTAGCACGGGTTGAAAGCAAGTTTAAGGTCCATCAAGAGGTTCTCAACAAGCTCAAGCATATACAGGAAGTCGATGAAAGTAACTCAGAGCGCGAAGCAGCGGAGAGAAGGATTGAGGATGCCGGCGAGAGGCGCCGCGAAGCTGACGAGGGCGCTAAATTTGCAGCGCAGCAGCTTTCCCACATGGGCGCTCAGATTTACAAGCTTCAGATGGAGGTGGCTGAGCAAAAAATAGCTTTGCAGAAGATGATCATTGACCGTGGGAGCAAAGGAAGTGAATAA